One window of Fusobacterium polymorphum genomic DNA carries:
- the rpsT gene encoding 30S ribosomal protein S20, producing MANSKSAKKRILVAERNRVRNQAVKTRVKTMAKKVLATLEVKDVEAAKAALSVAYKEFDKAVSKGILKKNTASRKKARLAAKVNALVNSL from the coding sequence ATGGCAAATTCAAAATCAGCTAAAAAGAGAATATTAGTAGCAGAAAGAAATAGAGTTAGAAATCAAGCAGTTAAAACAAGAGTTAAAACTATGGCTAAAAAAGTTTTAGCTACATTAGAAGTGAAAGATGTTGAAGCTGCAAAGGCAGCATTATCAGTTGCATACAAAGAATTTGATAAGGCTGTAAGTAAAGGAATTTTAAAGAAAAATACTGCTTCTAGAAAGAAAGCTAGATTAGCAGCAAAAGTTAATGCTTTAGTAAATTCTCTTTAA
- a CDS encoding DJ-1/PfpI family protein — translation MKKIAIFLFEGAELFEIASFTDVFGWNNVVGLKEFRDIKVETISYKESIKCTWGGELRAEKIITEDNVEDFFDYDVLIIPGGFGKANFFKDKNNKIFKKLIKYFFENNKIIVAICSAVINLLESTYIRGKKVTTYLLDNKRYFNQLKNYNVIPIEEEIVEDNNLFTCSGPGNALELSFRLLEKLTSNENVNIIKDNMFLK, via the coding sequence ATGAAAAAGATAGCAATATTTTTATTTGAAGGAGCAGAGCTATTTGAAATAGCAAGTTTTACAGATGTGTTTGGTTGGAATAATGTTGTTGGTTTAAAAGAGTTTAGAGATATAAAAGTGGAAACAATTTCATATAAAGAAAGTATAAAATGTACTTGGGGTGGAGAATTAAGAGCAGAAAAAATTATTACAGAAGATAATGTTGAAGACTTTTTTGACTATGATGTTTTAATTATTCCAGGTGGCTTTGGAAAGGCTAATTTTTTTAAAGATAAGAATAATAAAATTTTTAAAAAATTAATTAAATATTTTTTTGAAAATAATAAAATTATTGTAGCTATTTGTAGTGCAGTTATAAACTTATTGGAAAGTACGTATATAAGAGGTAAAAAAGTTACAACTTATTTGCTAGATAATAAAAGATATTTTAATCAATTAAAAAATTATAATGTTATCCCTATTGAAGAAGAAATAGTTGAAGATAATAATTTATTTACTTGTTCAGGACCAGGTAATGCCTTAGAATTATCTTTTAGACTTTTAGAAAAATTAACATCTAATGAAAATGTTAATATTATTAAGGATAATATGTTTTTAAAATAA
- a CDS encoding FKBP-type peptidyl-prolyl cis-trans isomerase, with the protein MKIGENKVVTLEYKVYDADTKELLEDTTELGPYFYIQGMGQFLPKIEAALDGKSKGHKLKIEIPMDEAYGDYDEELVEELTKADFADFDDIYEGMEFVVELEDGTEMIAVITEIDGDKVYTDSNHPFSGRNLLFEVEVADVREATDEELDHGHVHFHGFEDEEE; encoded by the coding sequence ATGAAAATAGGAGAAAATAAAGTTGTAACATTGGAATATAAGGTATATGATGCTGATACAAAAGAATTATTAGAAGATACTACAGAACTAGGACCATATTTCTATATTCAAGGTATGGGACAATTTCTACCTAAGATAGAAGCAGCATTAGATGGAAAATCAAAAGGACATAAATTAAAAATTGAGATCCCTATGGATGAAGCTTATGGGGATTATGATGAAGAATTAGTTGAAGAATTAACAAAAGCAGACTTTGCAGATTTTGATGATATCTATGAAGGAATGGAATTTGTTGTTGAACTAGAAGATGGAACAGAAATGATAGCTGTTATCACTGAAATAGATGGAGATAAAGTTTATACAGATTCAAATCATCCATTCTCTGGAAGAAATCTATTATTTGAAGTAGAAGTTGCAGATGTAAGAGAAGCAACTGATGAAGAATTAGATCATGGACATGTACATTTTCATGGATTTGAAGATGAGGAAGAATAA
- the rpiB gene encoding ribose 5-phosphate isomerase B, producing MKIALGADHAGFELKEKIKEYLLKKGGIEVIDKGTNNKESVDYPKYGHAVANAVVSKEVDFGILVCTTGVGISIAANKIKGVRAALCTDTTTAKLTREHNDANILALGSGIVGQFVALDIVDTFLSTSFEGGRHQKRVDQIEVEGCNLF from the coding sequence ATGAAAATAGCATTAGGAGCAGATCATGCAGGTTTTGAGTTAAAAGAAAAAATAAAGGAATATCTATTAAAAAAAGGTGGAATAGAAGTTATAGACAAAGGAACTAACAATAAGGAAAGTGTAGATTATCCAAAATATGGACATGCAGTAGCAAATGCAGTTGTTAGTAAAGAAGTAGATTTTGGAATTTTAGTTTGTACAACTGGTGTAGGGATTTCTATTGCTGCAAATAAAATTAAAGGAGTAAGAGCTGCACTTTGCACTGATACAACTACTGCAAAATTAACAAGAGAACACAATGATGCAAATATCCTAGCATTAGGTTCAGGAATTGTTGGACAATTTGTTGCATTAGATATAGTTGATACATTCTTATCAACTTCTTTTGAAGGTGGAAGACATCAAAAAAGAGTGGATCAAATAGAAGTGGAAGGTTGTAATTTATTTTAA
- a CDS encoding histidine triad nucleotide-binding protein encodes MATLFTKIINKEIPANIVYEDDDVIAFKDIAPVAPVHVLVVPKKEIPTINDITDEDALLIGKVYRVIGKLAKEFGIDKDGYRVVSNCNEHGGQTVFHIHFHLIGGEKLGTMV; translated from the coding sequence ATGGCAACATTATTTACAAAAATTATTAATAAAGAAATTCCAGCAAATATAGTATATGAAGATGATGATGTAATAGCTTTTAAAGATATTGCACCAGTAGCACCAGTTCATGTACTTGTTGTGCCAAAAAAGGAAATTCCTACAATCAATGATATTACTGATGAAGATGCTTTGTTAATAGGAAAGGTATATAGAGTAATAGGTAAATTAGCTAAGGAATTTGGAATAGACAAAGATGGTTACAGAGTTGTATCAAATTGTAATGAGCATGGAGGACAAACAGTATTCCATATTCATTTTCATTTGATAGGTGGAGAAAAATTAGGAACTATGGTCTAG
- a CDS encoding RNA-binding domain-containing protein, with the protein MELKENINIEFKKEFTAELKKEVVAFANTNEGTIYIGIDDFGNIIGIKNVDEVLNQVVLSIRNSIKPDITMYCNSKIERIENKDVIIIQVQRGALRPYYIAEKGLKSSGVYVRQGSSSVPASEENIRQMIKETDGDSYEKLRSLNQDLTFDYTKKIFEENALSFGLSQKKTLGLIGEDYLYTNLALLLSDQCNHTLKVAVFEGIEKNIFKDRKEFKGSLLKQVTEAYEFINLLNKTEATFEGLTRKDERDYPTETIREALLNAVVHREYSFSGSTLINIYEDRIEFISLGGIISGLSLDSIMLGVSQSRNEKLANIFYRLHFIEAYGTGIKKMFTSYEKIGLKPTIKTEVGAFQVVLPNIHYKKIEEKLLGDGFLNKNIEKNTTKIKPLYMDILSFITNKNGATRKEIEEYINLSQTRVITLLKEMLELNLIRKEKDKIDRRTYKYYRK; encoded by the coding sequence ATGGAATTAAAAGAAAATATAAACATTGAATTTAAAAAGGAGTTTACAGCAGAATTAAAAAAAGAAGTAGTTGCTTTTGCAAATACAAATGAAGGAACTATCTATATTGGAATTGATGATTTTGGAAATATTATAGGTATCAAAAATGTTGATGAAGTACTTAATCAAGTTGTATTATCTATAAGAAATTCTATTAAACCTGATATAACCATGTATTGTAATTCAAAAATAGAAAGAATTGAAAATAAAGATGTTATAATTATTCAGGTGCAAAGAGGAGCATTAAGACCATACTATATAGCAGAAAAAGGATTAAAATCCTCTGGTGTATATGTAAGACAAGGGAGTTCATCTGTTCCAGCTAGTGAAGAAAATATTAGACAAATGATAAAAGAAACAGATGGAGATAGCTATGAAAAACTTCGTTCATTAAATCAAGATTTAACTTTTGATTATACTAAGAAAATTTTTGAGGAAAATGCTTTATCATTTGGTTTAAGTCAAAAAAAAACTTTGGGTTTGATAGGCGAAGATTATTTATACACTAATCTTGCTTTACTTTTATCAGATCAGTGTAATCACACTTTAAAAGTAGCAGTATTTGAGGGAATAGAAAAAAATATATTTAAAGATAGAAAAGAATTTAAAGGTTCATTACTAAAACAGGTAACAGAAGCTTATGAGTTTATTAATCTTTTGAATAAGACAGAGGCAACTTTTGAAGGTTTAACTAGAAAAGATGAAAGAGATTATCCAACAGAAACTATAAGAGAAGCTTTATTAAATGCAGTAGTTCATAGAGAGTATTCATTTAGTGGAAGCACCCTTATAAATATTTATGAAGATAGAATAGAGTTTATTTCATTAGGTGGGATAATTTCTGGTTTATCATTAGATTCTATTATGTTGGGAGTATCACAATCAAGAAATGAGAAATTAGCTAATATATTTTATAGGTTGCATTTTATTGAAGCCTATGGAACTGGAATAAAAAAGATGTTTACTAGCTATGAAAAAATAGGCTTAAAACCTACAATAAAAACAGAGGTAGGAGCATTTCAAGTTGTTCTTCCTAATATACATTATAAGAAAATAGAAGAAAAATTATTAGGAGATGGTTTTCTCAATAAAAATATTGAAAAAAATACTACTAAAATAAAACCTTTATATATGGATATTTTAAGTTTTATTACTAATAAAAATGGAGCAACAAGAAAAGAGATAGAAGAATATATAAATTTAAGTCAAACTAGGGTTATAACTCTTTTAAAGGAAATGTTGGAATTAAATTTAATAAGAAAAGAAAAGGATAAGATAGATAGGAGAACTTATAAATATTATAGGAAATAA
- the kal gene encoding 3-aminobutyryl-CoA ammonia lyase, whose protein sequence is MKSLIRMRMSSHDAHYGGNLVDGARMLQLFGDVATELLIQLDGDEGLFKAYDSVEFMAPVFAGDFIEAEGEIVNVGNSSRKMVFEARKVIVPRPDISDSAADVLAEPIVVCRATGTCVTPKDKQRGKK, encoded by the coding sequence ATGAAATCTTTAATTAGAATGAGAATGAGTTCTCATGATGCTCATTATGGAGGAAATTTAGTTGATGGTGCTAGAATGCTACAATTATTTGGAGATGTGGCAACTGAGCTTTTAATCCAATTAGACGGAGATGAAGGATTATTTAAAGCTTATGACAGTGTAGAATTTATGGCACCAGTTTTTGCAGGTGACTTTATTGAAGCTGAAGGTGAAATTGTAAATGTAGGAAATAGTTCAAGAAAAATGGTATTTGAAGCAAGAAAGGTAATAGTACCAAGACCAGATATTTCAGATTCAGCAGCAGATGTGTTAGCAGAACCAATAGTTGTATGTAGAGCAACTGGAACTTGTGTAACACCAAAAGATAAACAAAGAGGAAAAAAATAA
- the kce gene encoding 3-keto-5-aminohexanoate cleavage protein, producing the protein MMEKLIITAAICGAEVTKEHNPAVPYTVEEIAREAESAYKAGASIIHLHVREDDGTPTQDKERFRKCIEAIREKCPDVIIQPSTGGAVGMTDLERLQPTELHPEMATLDCGTCNFGGDEVFVNTENTIKNFGKILIERGVKPEIEVFDKGMIDYAIRYQKQGFIQKPMHFDFVLGVQMSASARDLVFMSESIPEGSTWTVAGVGRHQFQMAALAIVMGGHVRVGFEDNVYIDRGVLAKSNGELVERVVRLAKELGREIATPDEARQILSLKK; encoded by the coding sequence GTGATGGAAAAATTAATAATAACTGCTGCTATCTGTGGAGCAGAAGTAACAAAAGAACATAATCCTGCTGTTCCTTATACTGTTGAAGAAATTGCAAGAGAAGCAGAGTCAGCATATAAAGCAGGAGCTAGTATAATCCATTTACATGTAAGAGAAGATGATGGAACTCCAACTCAAGATAAAGAAAGATTTAGAAAATGTATTGAAGCAATAAGAGAAAAATGTCCAGATGTAATAATTCAACCATCTACTGGTGGAGCAGTTGGAATGACTGATTTAGAAAGATTACAACCTACTGAGTTACATCCAGAAATGGCAACTCTTGATTGTGGAACTTGTAACTTTGGTGGAGATGAAGTTTTTGTAAACACTGAAAATACAATTAAAAATTTTGGGAAAATTCTTATAGAAAGGGGAGTTAAACCAGAAATAGAAGTTTTTGATAAAGGTATGATTGACTATGCTATAAGATATCAAAAACAAGGATTTATTCAAAAACCTATGCACTTTGATTTTGTATTAGGTGTACAAATGTCAGCTTCTGCAAGAGATTTAGTATTTATGTCAGAAAGTATTCCAGAAGGTTCAACTTGGACAGTTGCAGGAGTAGGAAGACATCAATTCCAAATGGCAGCCCTAGCAATAGTTATGGGAGGGCATGTAAGAGTTGGTTTTGAAGACAATGTATACATAGACAGAGGTGTCTTAGCAAAATCAAATGGAGAATTAGTTGAAAGAGTTGTAAGGTTAGCAAAAGAGCTAGGAAGAGAAATTGCAACTCCTGATGAAGCAAGACAAATATTAAGTTTAAAAAAATAA
- the kdd gene encoding L-erythro-3,5-diaminohexanoate dehydrogenase, producing MKKGCKYGTHRVIEPAGVLPQPAKKISNDMEIFSNEILIDVIALNIDSASFTQIEEEAGHDVEKIKAKIKEIVAEKGKMQNPVTGSGGMLIGTVEKIGDDLVGKTDLKVGDKIATLVSLSLTPLRIDEIKDIKPEIDRVEIKGKAVLFESGIYAVLPKDMSETLALAALDVAGAPAQVAKLVKPCQSVAILGSAGKSGMLCAYEAVKRVGPTGRVIGVVRNEKEKALLERVSDKVRVVIADATKPMDVLHAVLEANDGKEVDVAINCVNVANTEMSTILPVKDFGIAYFFSMATSFTKAALGAEGVGKDITMIVGNGYTVDHADITLQELRESAALREIFNELYL from the coding sequence ATGAAAAAAGGTTGTAAATATGGAACACATAGAGTTATAGAACCAGCTGGAGTTTTACCACAACCAGCAAAAAAAATATCAAATGATATGGAAATATTTTCAAATGAAATTTTAATAGATGTTATAGCACTTAATATAGATTCAGCTTCTTTCACTCAAATAGAAGAAGAAGCTGGACATGATGTAGAAAAAATAAAAGCTAAAATTAAAGAAATAGTTGCAGAAAAAGGTAAAATGCAAAATCCTGTAACTGGTTCTGGTGGAATGTTAATAGGAACAGTTGAAAAAATTGGAGATGACTTAGTTGGAAAAACTGATTTAAAAGTTGGAGATAAAATAGCAACTCTTGTTTCTCTTTCATTAACTCCATTAAGAATAGATGAAATAAAAGATATTAAACCTGAAATAGACAGAGTTGAAATAAAAGGTAAAGCAGTTCTATTTGAAAGTGGAATCTATGCAGTTCTACCAAAAGATATGTCAGAAACTCTTGCATTGGCAGCTCTTGATGTAGCAGGAGCACCTGCACAAGTTGCAAAACTTGTTAAACCTTGTCAATCAGTTGCAATTTTAGGTTCAGCAGGAAAATCTGGAATGCTTTGTGCTTATGAAGCTGTTAAAAGAGTAGGACCTACTGGAAGAGTCATAGGTGTTGTAAGAAATGAAAAAGAAAAAGCTTTACTTGAAAGAGTAAGTGACAAAGTAAGAGTTGTTATAGCTGATGCAACAAAACCTATGGATGTTTTACATGCAGTTCTTGAAGCTAATGATGGTAAAGAAGTAGATGTTGCTATAAACTGTGTAAATGTTGCTAATACTGAAATGTCTACAATACTTCCTGTAAAAGATTTTGGTATAGCTTATTTCTTCTCAATGGCAACTTCATTCACAAAAGCTGCATTAGGAGCAGAAGGAGTAGGAAAAGATATAACTATGATAGTTGGAAATGGTTATACAGTTGACCATGCTGACATAACTTTACAAGAATTAAGAGAAAGTGCAGCATTAAGAGAAATATTTAATGAATTATATTTATAA
- the kamA gene encoding L-lysine 2,3-aminomutase has protein sequence MNTVNTRKKFFPNVTDEEWNDWTWQVKNRIEKIDDLKKYVELSAEEEEGVVRTLETLRMAITPYYFSLIDMNSDRCPIRKQAIPTIQEIHQSDADLLDPLHEDEDSPVPGLTHRYPDRVLLLITDMCSMYCRHCTRRRFAGSSDDAMPMDRIDKAIEYIAKTPQVRDVLLSGGDALLVSDKKLESIIQKLRAIPHVEIIRIGSRTPVVLPQRITPELCNMLKKYHPIWLNTHFNHPQEVTPEAKKACEMLADAGVPLGNQTVLLRGINDSVPVMKRLVHDLVMMRVRPYYIYQCDLSMGLEHFRTPVSKGIEIIEGLRGHTSGYAVPTFVVDAPGGGGKTPVMPQYVISQSPHRVVLRNFEGVITTYTEPENYTHEPCYDEEKFEKMYEISGVYMLDEGLKMSLEPSHLARHERNKKRAEAEGKK, from the coding sequence ATGAATACAGTTAATACTAGAAAGAAATTTTTCCCTAATGTAACAGATGAGGAATGGAATGATTGGACATGGCAAGTAAAAAATAGAATAGAAAAAATTGATGACTTAAAGAAATATGTTGAATTAAGTGCAGAAGAAGAAGAAGGAGTTGTAAGAACTCTTGAAACTTTAAGAATGGCAATCACTCCATATTATTTCTCTTTAATAGATATGAACAGTGACAGATGTCCAATAAGAAAACAAGCTATTCCTACTATACAAGAAATACATCAATCTGATGCTGACTTGTTAGACCCTCTACATGAAGATGAAGACTCTCCAGTACCAGGACTAACTCACAGATATCCTGACAGAGTTTTACTTCTAATAACAGATATGTGCTCTATGTATTGTAGACACTGTACTCGTAGAAGATTTGCTGGTTCTAGTGATGATGCTATGCCTATGGATAGAATTGATAAAGCAATAGAATATATTGCAAAAACTCCACAAGTAAGAGATGTATTGTTATCAGGAGGAGATGCACTTCTAGTTTCTGATAAAAAATTAGAAAGTATAATCCAAAAATTAAGAGCAATACCTCATGTTGAAATAATAAGAATAGGAAGTAGAACACCAGTTGTTTTACCTCAAAGAATTACTCCTGAATTATGTAATATGTTAAAGAAATATCACCCAATTTGGTTAAATACTCACTTTAACCATCCTCAAGAAGTAACTCCAGAAGCTAAAAAAGCTTGTGAAATGTTAGCAGATGCAGGAGTTCCATTAGGAAACCAAACTGTATTATTAAGAGGAATAAATGACAGTGTACCTGTAATGAAAAGATTAGTACATGACTTAGTAATGATGAGAGTAAGACCTTATTATATCTATCAATGTGACTTATCTATGGGACTTGAACACTTTAGAACTCCAGTTTCTAAAGGTATAGAAATTATTGAAGGATTAAGAGGACATACATCTGGATATGCAGTACCAACATTTGTTGTTGATGCACCTGGTGGAGGAGGAAAAACTCCAGTAATGCCTCAATATGTAATTTCTCAATCTCCTCATAGAGTAGTTTTAAGAAACTTTGAAGGAGTTATAACAACTTATACAGAACCAGAAAATTATACACATGAACCTTGTTATGATGAAGAAAAATTTGAAAAAATGTATGAAATAAGTGGAGTTTATATGCTAGATGAAGGATTAAAAATGTCACTAGAACCTAGCCACTTAGCAAGACATGAAAGAAATAAAAAGAGAGCAGAAGCTGAAGGGAAAAAATAA